In the Mycolicibacter sp. MU0102 genome, one interval contains:
- a CDS encoding SDR family NAD(P)-dependent oxidoreductase produces the protein MNDLAGQTALVTGGTAGIGLESARLLARHGAEVIITGRSEQRGAAAVAELGGGVRFVAADLSDLDSVRSLVRQCGDGVDIVVNNAASFPGALTVEQDVASFESTFDTNVRGAYFLVAALAPGMLRRGRGSIVNVTSMVAFKGVPGASSYSASKAALESLTRTWAAEFGPHGVRVNSVAPGPTATDGVVAEWGDVNDELGRALPLGRTAHATEIAEAVLFLASSRSSFITGSTLHADGGGAAA, from the coding sequence GTGAACGACCTGGCGGGTCAGACCGCCCTGGTGACCGGCGGGACCGCGGGCATCGGGCTCGAATCCGCGCGGCTGTTGGCGCGCCACGGTGCCGAGGTGATCATCACTGGCCGCTCGGAGCAGCGTGGTGCCGCCGCCGTCGCCGAACTCGGTGGCGGTGTGCGGTTCGTGGCCGCGGATCTGTCCGACCTCGACTCGGTGAGATCTCTGGTGCGCCAATGCGGCGACGGCGTCGACATTGTGGTGAACAACGCCGCCAGCTTCCCCGGTGCGCTGACCGTGGAACAGGATGTGGCCTCGTTCGAGTCGACCTTCGATACCAATGTGCGCGGCGCCTATTTTCTGGTCGCAGCCTTGGCGCCGGGAATGCTGCGGCGCGGGCGCGGCAGCATCGTCAATGTCACCAGCATGGTCGCCTTCAAGGGGGTTCCCGGTGCGTCGAGCTACAGCGCTTCCAAAGCCGCGTTGGAGTCGCTGACTCGTACGTGGGCCGCGGAATTCGGCCCACACGGGGTACGGGTCAACAGCGTTGCGCCGGGACCGACCGCCACCGACGGAGTCGTCGCCGAATGGGGCGACGTCAATGACGAACTGGGGCGGGCGCTTCCGCTGGGGCGCACCGCACACGCCACCGAGATCGCCGAGGCCGTGTTGTTCCTCGCGTCGTCGCGGTCCAGCTT